The proteins below come from a single Triticum aestivum cultivar Chinese Spring chromosome 5D, IWGSC CS RefSeq v2.1, whole genome shotgun sequence genomic window:
- the LOC123120807 gene encoding SKP1-like protein 1B, giving the protein MAYAAATTPEKKLMLRSSDGVEFLVEETVAIESQTIKHMVEDDCANNIIPLPNVKAEILTMVIKYCKQHVQKRGAEPTDSTAKASEWDLKTFDKEFVEVEQRVLFDLILAANYLDIKGLMDLTCQKVAVMIKKMTPEEIRKTLNIKNDLTKEEVDELRRKNQWAFE; this is encoded by the exons ATGGCGTACGCGGCGGCGACGACACCGGAGAAGAAGCTCATGTTGAGGAGCTCCGACGGCGTGGAGTTTTTGGTGGAGGAGACGGTGGCTATCGAGTCACAGACCATCAAGCACATGGTCGAGGATGACTGCGCCAACAACATCATCCCCCTCCCCAACGTCAAAGCCGAGATCCTTACCATGGTCATCAAGTACTGCAAGCAGCACGTCCAGAAGCGCGGAGCTGAACCCACAGACTCCACCGCCAAGGCCTCCGAGTGGGACCTCAAGACCTTCGACAAGGAGTTCGTCGAAGTCGAACAACGCGTCCTCTTCGACCTCATCTTG GCTGCGAACTACCTGGACATCAAGGGGCTGATGGATCTTACCTGCCAGAAGGTCGCTGTCATGATAAAGAAGATGACTCCAGAGGAGATCCGTAAGACCTTAAACATCAAGAACGACCTCACCAAAGAGGAAGTGGATGAACTCCGAAGGAAGAACCAGTGGGCCTTCGAATGA